In Allomuricauda ruestringensis DSM 13258, the following proteins share a genomic window:
- a CDS encoding (2Fe-2S)-binding protein, producing the protein MATFTLNINGTKQEVDVDPSTPVLWVLRDHLNLVGTKYGCGIAQCGACTIHLDGTATRACMLTVSSVGNSEIKTIEGLSEEGDHPVQKAWLEVDVPQCGYCQAGQIMTASALLEKNPNPTDEEIEMAMNGNICRCGTYTRIKKAVKLAAKS; encoded by the coding sequence ATGGCAACATTTACACTTAACATCAACGGAACAAAACAGGAGGTCGATGTGGATCCATCCACACCAGTCCTCTGGGTTTTAAGAGATCACCTGAATTTAGTGGGAACAAAATACGGATGTGGTATAGCACAATGCGGGGCCTGCACCATTCATTTGGACGGCACTGCGACCAGAGCTTGTATGCTAACCGTATCCTCCGTAGGAAATTCCGAAATCAAAACCATCGAAGGCTTATCCGAGGAGGGCGACCATCCAGTACAAAAGGCTTGGTTGGAAGTGGATGTGCCCCAATGTGGGTATTGCCAAGCAGGTCAAATTATGACAGCTTCCGCACTTTTGGAGAAAAATCCAAATCCAACAGACGAAGAAATTGAAATGGCCATGAACGGAAACATCTGCCGTTGTGGTACCTACACGAGAATCAAAAAAGCCGTGAAACTAGCGGCTAAATCATAA
- a CDS encoding endonuclease/exonuclease/phosphatase family protein, protein MKNTFLILLAIGALLSAQGQTIDVISYNIRYDNPDDAPNNWDNRKEFLISQLNFYNPDVFGIQEGLIHQVKEIDEGLEDYAYFGVGRDYGDERGEHTAIFYDKKRVKLIEQSTFWLSLTPDKPSKGWDAALPRTCTYGIFENNNDGARFMVFNTHFDHVGVKAREESSKLILEKIKELNMENYPVVLTGDFNLESDSPGVQVIVGEMADTHIAAGENAFGPDGTFNGFEFNKPVERRIDYIFVSDDFEVLKSAILSDSKDTRYPSDHLPVFARLKY, encoded by the coding sequence ATGAAAAACACCTTTTTAATTCTTTTGGCTATTGGGGCATTGTTAAGTGCCCAAGGGCAAACCATTGACGTTATTTCGTACAACATTCGATATGATAACCCTGATGATGCACCCAACAATTGGGACAACCGAAAGGAGTTTCTCATCTCACAGCTTAATTTCTACAATCCGGATGTATTCGGTATACAAGAAGGGTTGATTCATCAGGTCAAAGAAATTGATGAAGGTTTGGAGGACTATGCCTATTTCGGAGTAGGCCGCGATTATGGTGATGAGAGAGGGGAACACACCGCTATCTTCTACGACAAAAAGAGGGTGAAACTTATTGAACAGTCTACTTTTTGGCTATCCCTTACCCCTGATAAACCATCCAAAGGATGGGATGCAGCTTTGCCCCGAACTTGCACCTATGGTATTTTTGAAAATAATAATGATGGGGCCAGGTTCATGGTCTTCAACACCCACTTTGATCATGTAGGCGTCAAGGCACGGGAAGAAAGCTCCAAACTTATCCTTGAGAAAATTAAGGAGTTGAACATGGAAAACTACCCAGTGGTTTTAACAGGAGATTTCAATTTGGAAAGTGATAGCCCAGGAGTACAGGTAATTGTTGGTGAAATGGCAGATACCCACATCGCCGCTGGGGAAAATGCCTTTGGTCCTGATGGAACTTTCAATGGCTTTGAATTCAATAAGCCTGTGGAACGAAGAATCGACTATATTTTTGTTTCCGATGATTTTGAGGTACTAAAAAGTGCGATTTTGAGTGATTCCAAGGATACCCGATATCCCTCGGACCACTTGCCCGTTTTTGCGCGGTTAAAGTATTGA
- a CDS encoding arginine decarboxylase translates to MKTKYIDLIEQTYDFPQEEFQLEDNKLQFHGIDLYGLVQRYGTPLKFTYLPKISENIQRAKGWFNKAIKNHNYPGKYHYCYCTKSSHFEHVLNEALKNDIHIETSSAFDINIVEHLKNAGKITKDTYVICNGFKRDQYIQNIAKLINEGHRNCIPIIDNYEEINLLGEVIDGKFQIGIRIASEEEPKFEFYTSRLGIGYKNIVPFFNQSIKPNKQVELKMLHFFINTGIRDTAYYWNELLKCLKVYINLKKVCPTLDGLNIGGGFPIKNSLAFEYDYEYMVDEIIHQIAQACEEADVEPPNIFTEFGSFTVGESGGNIYEVLYQKQQNDREKWNMINSSFITTMPDSWAISKRFIMLAINRWNDEYERILLGGLTCDSDDYYNSEQHMNAIYLPKYRKDKPLYIGFFNTGAYQETIGGFGGLQHCLIPSPKHILINKDEEGNIKTSVFAEQQTAGEFLSILGYGNKKSADVMVKANDLSVSSKN, encoded by the coding sequence ATGAAAACGAAATACATCGATTTAATCGAGCAGACCTATGATTTTCCTCAAGAGGAATTTCAGTTGGAAGACAATAAACTACAGTTCCACGGAATAGACCTTTATGGTTTGGTGCAACGCTACGGAACACCTTTAAAGTTTACCTATTTGCCCAAAATATCCGAGAATATCCAAAGGGCGAAGGGTTGGTTCAATAAAGCCATTAAGAATCATAACTATCCAGGTAAATATCACTATTGTTATTGTACCAAAAGCTCACATTTTGAGCATGTTTTGAATGAAGCCCTTAAAAATGACATTCATATTGAGACTTCATCGGCTTTTGATATCAATATTGTTGAGCATTTGAAGAATGCGGGCAAAATCACAAAAGATACCTATGTGATCTGTAATGGTTTTAAAAGGGATCAATACATCCAAAACATTGCGAAGTTGATCAATGAAGGCCATCGAAATTGCATCCCGATAATTGATAATTACGAGGAAATTAATTTGTTGGGCGAAGTAATTGATGGAAAATTTCAGATTGGAATCCGAATTGCCTCCGAAGAAGAGCCCAAGTTTGAGTTTTATACCTCTAGATTGGGTATCGGTTATAAAAACATAGTGCCTTTTTTCAATCAATCCATAAAACCCAATAAACAAGTTGAGTTGAAGATGCTTCATTTCTTCATCAATACAGGAATACGGGACACGGCATACTACTGGAACGAACTTTTAAAGTGTTTAAAAGTTTACATCAACCTAAAAAAAGTGTGTCCAACATTGGATGGCTTAAACATTGGCGGCGGGTTTCCAATCAAGAACTCCTTGGCCTTTGAATACGATTATGAATATATGGTGGACGAGATTATCCATCAAATTGCACAGGCATGTGAAGAAGCAGACGTAGAGCCCCCAAATATTTTCACCGAGTTTGGAAGCTTTACCGTTGGGGAAAGTGGTGGAAACATTTACGAAGTACTCTATCAAAAACAACAGAACGACCGTGAAAAGTGGAACATGATCAACTCATCTTTTATAACCACTATGCCAGATTCTTGGGCCATTAGCAAAAGGTTTATTATGCTGGCCATAAACCGTTGGAACGATGAATATGAGCGTATTCTATTGGGAGGGCTTACCTGTGATAGTGATGATTATTATAACTCGGAGCAGCACATGAATGCCATTTATCTTCCCAAATACAGAAAGGACAAGCCCCTTTACATTGGATTTTTCAATACAGGTGCTTACCAAGAAACCATAGGAGGATTTGGCGGATTACAACATTGCTTGATTCCCAGTCCCAAACATATTCTCATTAACAAAGATGAGGAAGGGAATATAAAAACATCGGTATTTGCAGAGCAACAAACAGCAGGTGAGTTTTTGTCCATACTGGGATACGGAAACAAAAAGTCTGCTGATGTTATGGTAAAAGCCAATGATTTATCGGTATCAAGCAAAAACTGA
- a CDS encoding xanthine dehydrogenase family protein molybdopterin-binding subunit, with the protein MTLVKTKIGRRAFIRNTGLASGGLVIGFSWLASCKMTPEQVNSLPDEWFELNGFLKVGDNGMVTIMSPNPEIGQNVKTSMPMIVAEELDIAWKDVLVEQAPLNTDIFTRQLAGGSQSIRQGWESLRMAGATARHMLKEAAAQAWDVSVDEITTKDGVLTHEASGNSAGYGEMASAATSIEVPEEVQLKDNGSFSIIGTDKKNVDGKKIVTGKPLFGLDVYKEGMLTAMIVHPPAFGVKFKSMNAESVKSMPGIKDVFHFEAYPEDVEKQWSDGGAIPELVAIVGNSTWECMQAKKALNVEWEEVSKLESTSYHDEALASLLEKPQEEPARKDGDVDAAFKKAAKIVESTYSAPYLAHNTMEPMNFFAHVTPEKAELLGPIQTPEFLEQTLVSRLGMPAEKIDVMMTRMGGGFGRRLYGTFAVEAAAISQKMNAPVKLVYSREDDMTQGTYRPSYKVKYKAGLDENGNLIAWHVRGAGTNDDLIFENRFPAGAVDNYLAEKHSLETNVTTGAWRAPRSNFIAGAEQAFMDEVAEAAGKDPLEFRLELFDRAINNPVGDPEKNDYDPERYAGVLKLVKEKSNWDTETGESRGVAAYYCHNSYVAQVLELENGGGDMPRVNKVTCAVDCGIVINPLAAKNQIEGGIIDGIGHSMYSALTFEAGKPEQSNFDTYRLMRNSEAPKNIEVFFVDNGIDPTGLGEPSLPPAIAALSNALYKTKGRRFYKQPFINDKPPLVG; encoded by the coding sequence ATGACACTTGTTAAGACAAAAATAGGACGAAGGGCCTTTATTAGGAATACAGGGTTGGCTAGTGGTGGACTTGTTATCGGGTTTAGCTGGTTGGCTTCTTGTAAAATGACTCCGGAGCAGGTAAATAGCCTGCCAGATGAGTGGTTCGAACTCAACGGTTTCCTAAAAGTAGGGGATAACGGTATGGTGACCATCATGTCGCCCAACCCCGAAATAGGTCAGAACGTAAAAACATCCATGCCCATGATCGTGGCAGAAGAGCTCGATATTGCATGGAAGGATGTATTGGTGGAACAAGCTCCATTGAACACCGATATTTTCACACGGCAATTGGCCGGTGGCAGCCAGTCCATCCGACAAGGGTGGGAAAGTTTGCGAATGGCCGGAGCCACTGCAAGACATATGTTGAAAGAAGCTGCAGCACAAGCGTGGGACGTTTCTGTAGATGAAATTACCACAAAAGATGGTGTCTTGACCCATGAAGCAAGTGGAAATTCGGCTGGCTACGGAGAAATGGCCTCAGCTGCCACAAGTATTGAAGTTCCCGAAGAAGTCCAGTTAAAAGATAACGGTAGCTTTTCCATCATAGGTACGGACAAGAAGAACGTGGATGGCAAAAAAATTGTTACTGGTAAACCACTTTTTGGATTGGATGTATATAAAGAAGGGATGCTTACCGCTATGATTGTGCATCCACCAGCTTTTGGAGTGAAATTCAAGAGCATGAATGCAGAATCGGTAAAATCCATGCCCGGAATAAAAGATGTCTTCCATTTTGAGGCCTACCCCGAAGATGTAGAAAAACAATGGTCAGATGGAGGTGCTATTCCAGAACTGGTTGCCATTGTAGGCAATAGTACATGGGAATGTATGCAGGCCAAGAAAGCATTGAACGTGGAATGGGAAGAGGTATCCAAATTGGAAAGTACCTCTTACCATGATGAAGCGCTTGCATCACTTTTGGAAAAGCCCCAAGAAGAACCAGCAAGAAAGGATGGAGACGTGGATGCAGCTTTCAAAAAGGCGGCAAAAATTGTGGAAAGTACCTATTCAGCACCCTATTTGGCCCATAATACCATGGAGCCCATGAACTTTTTTGCACACGTTACACCAGAAAAGGCAGAATTGTTGGGTCCAATTCAGACTCCAGAATTTTTAGAACAGACATTGGTATCCAGATTGGGTATGCCGGCAGAAAAGATAGATGTAATGATGACCCGTATGGGTGGAGGTTTTGGCCGTCGCTTATATGGAACTTTTGCAGTGGAGGCAGCCGCGATTTCCCAGAAAATGAATGCTCCGGTGAAATTGGTGTATTCCAGGGAAGATGATATGACCCAAGGTACCTACCGACCCTCTTACAAAGTAAAATACAAAGCAGGTTTGGATGAAAACGGAAACCTGATTGCTTGGCATGTGCGCGGAGCAGGTACCAACGATGACCTTATCTTTGAAAACCGTTTTCCAGCAGGAGCCGTGGACAACTACTTAGCAGAAAAGCATAGCTTGGAAACCAATGTGACCACCGGAGCATGGAGAGCTCCCCGCTCCAACTTTATTGCAGGGGCCGAACAAGCCTTTATGGATGAGGTGGCAGAAGCTGCAGGCAAAGACCCATTGGAATTCCGTTTAGAGCTTTTTGATAGAGCCATCAACAATCCTGTGGGCGACCCAGAGAAAAATGATTACGACCCAGAACGTTATGCGGGAGTACTAAAACTCGTCAAGGAAAAATCCAATTGGGACACCGAAACAGGTGAATCCCGTGGTGTAGCGGCATATTACTGTCACAATTCCTATGTAGCTCAAGTATTGGAATTGGAAAATGGCGGCGGCGATATGCCGAGAGTTAATAAAGTGACCTGTGCCGTGGATTGCGGTATCGTAATTAATCCGTTGGCCGCTAAAAACCAGATTGAAGGTGGGATAATAGATGGTATTGGCCACTCAATGTACAGTGCGTTGACTTTTGAGGCCGGTAAACCAGAGCAATCAAATTTTGATACCTATCGTCTCATGCGCAATTCCGAAGCACCAAAAAACATTGAGGTATTCTTTGTGGACAATGGAATAGACCCAACCGGTTTGGGAGAGCCTTCCTTACCTCCTGCAATAGCCGCATTATCCAATGCATTGTACAAAACAAAAGGAAGACGTTTCTACAAACAACCTTTCATTAACGACAAGCCACCGTTAGTAGGTTAA